The following is a genomic window from Sciurus carolinensis chromosome 3, mSciCar1.2, whole genome shotgun sequence.
CCTACCCATGCAGTAGCTTTCCATAGCCCCACCACCAGGATCAAGAAGGAGCCCCAGAGTCCCCGCACAGATCCGGCCCTGTCCTGCAGCAGAAAGCCGCCACTTCCCTACCACCATGGCGAGCAGTGCCTTTATTCCAGGTGAGCCCCATCCTGGGCATGATGAAGGGTAGGGTCAAGATGTCAGGAGGGAGGAGCTCTGACTCGGGGTGGAGGGCATCAGGGAAGCCACACCCCATGAACAGAGGCAGCAGTAGAGATACAAGTGACAACAGAGAATTTCTGGTAAGGAGCAGCCCAGGTAAGGATTTCCTCTAGGTAGGCAGGATGGACATCTGTGAAGGGTAGCTTCGGGGATGCGTGTTAAGACCAGTGCAGACCATTTCCACTGAGAGACCTGCTGTCAAAAAAGCCAGTTGCTGTGGGCTGAGGAGAGGTGTTCTCAAGATCAGGCCTTGGTTCAGAATTGAGAAGAGAAAGAGTTCCTTTGGGGCTGAGTTCCACCCAGTCCCTTTGTGCCTTTGCATCCCTGTGGTTTCACTTCCCTGTGGATTTCACTTCCCTATGAATGAAGGACTCAGAGATGCTCACCATCcggcttctttttcttctcatcctGGTTTCCCCTTAGCTCCAGTGCCTATGACCCCCCCAGACAAGTCACCATCAAGTCTCCCGCCCCTGGTGCCCCTGGACAATCGCCTCTGCAACCCTTTCCCAGGGCAGAACAACGGAGTTTCCTGAGATCCTCTGGCacctcccagccccaccctggccATGGGTACCTCGGGGAGCATAGGTAAGGAGACAGACCCACTGCACCTGGGGGCCCAGGCCTCACCAGTCTGTCCTCAATCCCTGACTCTCCATCAAGACCTGGCatggggggagagagggaagaagggataCTCCAGAGCTCACGGGTCAAGCCCGGGAGTGACAAACTCGAGGAGGAGTTAACATaagattctcttttcttccttctacatCCAACCACATGCAGCTCCGTCTTCCAGCAGCCCCTGGATATGTGCCACTCCTTCACATCTTCTCAGGGAGGGGGCCGGgaacccctcccagccccctaCCAACACCAGCTGTCGGAGCCCTGCCCACCCTACCCCCAACAGAGCTTCAAGCAGGAATACCATGACCCTCTGTATGAACAGGCGGGCCAGCAGGCCATAGGCCAGGGTGGGGTCAGTGGGCACAGGTACCCAGGGGCGGGGGTGGTGATCAAACAGGAGCGGACAGACTTCACCTATGACTCAGGTAAGAGTCTCTCCTGGGGAGGGCTCAGAGGAGCTTTTGTGGGACTGCTAGGTGGGGTGGCATGTGCTCAATGGATAGTACAGTTATGCCCAGGTGTTCCCACAAAGTTTTTCTATTAACCAGCTCATAAGTTCAACCcacccattcatttttttttttcatggattcAAAGAATCATCATTTTCCAGTCAGCAAACATTCACATAAAAAGATAAGGGGTATATAGATCTTTGCCCTCAGGTAGCTTATAACAATAGGAAAGTTAAGggatttgtttctatttattatCCTATTTGGGTTTTAATAATCTACTTTAAAAGTATTGTATCTGGAACATGAGTGTACAAAGTTGAGGATGCAAAGTTGAATAGAATGTGTCACCCCTGGTCCCTGTCTCCAGCAAAAGTTTAAGGATACAGAGTGAtttgaatgaaaagaaacatgaatTAGAAACTAGTCAGACTCATAGTTCCCGGTAGGAATGCAGAGCTAATATGTGGGTTCCACATCCCACCATCCTCCCCTCAACAGCGGTACCGGAAGCAGGGACTGCTCTAAATTCTAGTTCTACCTGGCTGTTGACAGGAGTGAGATGTACTCAGCCATGTTCATAAATAGACATAGTTCAAAGCTCCAACCGCAGAGGGAAGGCCATTCTCTCAAGAAGGGCACAGAAAACTGCCATCTCTTTCCTCCTGGCTTCTGTACTAAATTGAAGTCTATCAACAATTTtacattagaaaaagaaatccagaggGTAGAGTCTGCGCAGAGCTGACTACAGCTTCAGAAATCTCTTTTCCTGGTACCCAGTCTttcagaggcagggagaggaacCACAAACCCCCCAGCTGCCTGAGTGGGAACCGGATGGGTGCTCTCGTCCTCAAACCCAGGGCACAGCCAGGCCTGGCTGTGAGGtagcgggaggaggaggaggagggagatgcTCTTGCCGCTGACCTTCAAAGGCTGTAGACCGGAGGGGATCGTGTTACATGCCCTTGAACTCCTGCCCCTCCCCCGTCAGCTTCCCTGAATGGAGTCAGGAATTCCATTCACAAAATGGAGGCATGAATGAAGCTGCCCTCCCGCCTCCTCCCGGAGGTGTCGGGTTTCAGCCTCATTCATAGGTGGGAGTGGAGGGGGAGGGCGGGAAGGGGTTGGAACTGGAAAGGGTGGCTTCACACAGCGGGGTTCCCGAGGTGGAGTGGGGAGGTTTCCATCCTATGGAAGGGAATGAGGCGGAATGTGCTCTTAGACCTGAAATAGCAGCCCGGTGCCCACTGCTGCTCTCCAGATGCATGCACGCTGTCTCACAGGCGCGCACGCGCACAGGCACAGGGCTGAGAACCTGACCTGCTGACCGGACGTTTGCCCATTCCGAGGGAGTCTTAGGCGTGGACACCGAACCCTTTCTCCCCCGGAGGTTCATCTCTCACCCCCTCCTCCCCCTGAACTCACAGGAAACAGCTGCTCCCTGGAATCTTGGGCCTTGTGGAACAGCTTGCCCAGCCCCAGCTGCTGCCATCTATGCCCTCTGCCCTGGCCCTCAAGCTGAGGGGCTCAAGCCTCGTACTCCCTCTGGGTGAACTTCCCCTGGGATTTGGTGGTGGGCAGGCAACTGGGAAAGGAACAGTCACCGGAAAGCAGGCTGGCAGGAAGAACTTGAATGTGTGTAGGACTTCCTCATCCCCTCTCCCCACAGCCCCACGCCAGCCACCTGTAACATCACCCTTTCTCCACCCCTCACAGATGTCCCTGGGTGTGCATCAATGTACCTCCACACAGAGGGCTTCTCTGGGCCCTCTCCAGGTGATGGGGCCATGGGTAAGGcagctccctccttcccctgtcAAGTCCTCCAATTTGGGGGAGGGGGCTTTGCTGGGAGGGAAGGTCTCCCTAGCCAGGAGTCCCCGTGGACTATCAGTGAACTCTCAGATCTCAGCAGCCCCCAACTTCCTCCACAAGGCTATGGCTATGAGAAACCTCTGCGATCATTCCCAGATGATGTCTGCGTTGTCCCTGAAAAATATGAAGGTCAGAAGTGATTTCTTGGGAGGGTCAGGGTCTTATCTGTGCCCCCTCCTGACTGTGATTTCCCTGCAGAAATCACACTTCATGGATGCAAGCTGGGGGACACATGGGAAAGGGTCTGGAGAGGCCCCTTGGGGAAACCCCCTGGGAGAGGGGGAGGAAGTTGGCTAGGGCACCAGAAGACACAAAGCCCCCATACCTCCTATTTCCACATTCCCCAGGAGACATCAAGCAGGAAGGAATTGGGGCATTCCGAGAGGGCCCACCCTACCAGCGCCGGGGTGCCTTGCAGCTGTGGCAGTTTCTGGTGGCCCTACTGGATGACCCAACGAATGCCCATTTCATTGCCTGGACAGGCCGGGGGATGGAGTTCAAACTAATTGAACCTGAGGAGGTGGGTATCTCAGATGTCCCCACCCCTCCTCACCAACATCTTTGGAGTTGGGAGATGAGAGAACCTAGGGAATAGAGGCATGTACCTTCACCATTATCCTTGTTCTACCTAACCTGAGTTCTCGTCAAGCCTGAGTTTGTGAGCTGGTGCTAGTTGTGTGGCTAGCTGAACACTCGGCACCAAGAATATCAAGTTTTGCCTGGCACAGTAgcacatgactataatctcagcaactcaggaggttgaggccagactgggcaacttggcaaaaaataaaaagtggagagTATATCTCAGTGCCTTtgggtgcctctgggttcaactcccagtatcacacacacaaaaatgaaaattatctcaAGTGCTCTTTCTGACAACTCCCACCATATTTTTTCCCAGATAGCGTCTCCACCCTAAAACTTGTCTCTTTTGTTCCCAGGTCGCCAGGCTCTGGGGCATCCAGAAGAACCGGCCAGCCATGAATTACGACAAGCTGAGCCGCTCACTGCGATACTATTATGAGAAGGGCATCATGCAGAAGGTGAGGAAGAGGGCTGAGAGTCCAAGGACGAGGGGTAGGGGCAGTGACTGTGGGGAGGTGACAGGAAAGGATCAAGGACAGCATTTCTCAGCAAGTCTGTAAGAGGAGAAAGTGGACTTCTGAAGGGAATCTGCATGGGCGGGAAAGGTTCCCACACTTCTACCTGGACATGGAGAAGGGCTGTCCCCTAGCCCTATCCTGAAGTGGGGTATACCTGGCTGACCTAGCTCCTCTCTCCCCATAGGTGGCTGGCGAGCGATATGTATACAAATTTGTGTGTGAGCCTGAGGCCCTATTCTCTCTGGCCTTCCCGGACAATCAACGACCAGCTCTGAAGGCCGAATTTGACCGGCCAGTCAGTGAAGAGGACACAGTCCCTTTGTCCCACTTGGACGAGAGCCCTGCCTACCTCCCAGAGCTGGCTGGCCCTGCCCAGTCCTTTGGCCCCAAGGGTGGTTACTCTTATTAGCCACCCGCAGCTTCTCCCTCCACCAGGGGTGGGTGCTGCCCTGTGTACATATCAGTGAATTTGGTGAAGGCCTCATTCTAAAACCCACAGATGTCTCTGGGATAGACCCCTGCTGTCCCATCAGTTGCCCTGGCCCAGACTCAAGAGTTGCTCACCAGAGTCTTTGGGAAGCAAAAATGGGAAAAGGGCAAATCTAAAGGTGGAATCTCAGAAGCTCCCTGCTGGGAGGGGGGTCACCTCAGCCCTCAGGAGTTCAGGTCAGCCTCTTCCTAGGTCCTGCTTAGAGGCTAAACCCCACTTCCCTTCCCTACCAGAGAACAAGTGATTGTTCTGTTTCGGGGGACAGAGAAGGAGCTTCCCAACTTTATCCTGGCAGGGTAGCCAGGAATTTCACTGAGCTCCCCAGTTCTTCCATCATGGGGAGACAGAAGTCTAGACCCTAATTGCCTCAAGCTGTGTCCCTGGAGAATTTGGGATGCCTGTTCTTTGGTGCTCTCTTCTCTCATAGGAAGGAACTTGGGGTGGGGATGCTGGACAGAGGCAGTGGGGATGGGTTCCCAGGGGCCCCTTGCCTCTCCT
Proteins encoded in this region:
- the Etv4 gene encoding ETS translocation variant 4 isoform X3, translated to MERRMKGGYLDQQVPYTFCSKSPGNGSLREALMIPQGKLMDPGSLPPPDSEDLFQDLSHFQETWLAEAQVPDSDEQFVPDFHSENLAFHSPTTRIKKEPQSPRTDPALSCSRKPPLPYHHGEQCLYSSSSAYDPPRQVTIKSPAPGAPGQSPLQPFPRAEQRSFLRSSGTSQPHPGHGYLGEHSSVFQQPLDMCHSFTSSQGGGREPLPAPYQHQLSEPCPPYPQQSFKQEYHDPLYEQAGQQAIGQGGVSGHRYPGAGVVIKQERTDFTYDSDVPGCASMYLHTEGFSGPSPGYGYEKPLRSFPDDVCVVPEKYEGDIKQEGIGAFREGPPYQRRGALQLWQFLVALLDDPTNAHFIAWTGRGMEFKLIEPEEVARLWGIQKNRPAMNYDKLSRSLRYYYEKGIMQKVAGERYVYKFVCEPEALFSLAFPDNQRPALKAEFDRPVSEEDTVPLSHLDESPAYLPELAGPAQSFGPKGGYSY
- the Etv4 gene encoding ETS translocation variant 4 isoform X4 yields the protein MCHSFTSSQGGGREPLPAPYQHQLSEPCPPYPQQSFKQEYHDPLYEQAGQQAIGQGGVSGHRYPGAGVVIKQERTDFTYDSDVPGCASMYLHTEGFSGPSPDLSSPQLPPQGYGYEKPLRSFPDDVCVVPEKYEGDIKQEGIGAFREGPPYQRRGALQLWQFLVALLDDPTNAHFIAWTGRGMEFKLIEPEEVARLWGIQKNRPAMNYDKLSRSLRYYYEKGIMQKVAGERYVYKFVCEPEALFSLAFPDNQRPALKAEFDRPVSEEDTVPLSHLDESPAYLPELAGPAQSFGPKGGYSY
- the Etv4 gene encoding ETS translocation variant 4 isoform X5, translating into MYLHTEGFSGPSPDLSSPQLPPQGYGYEKPLRSFPDDVCVVPEKYEGDIKQEGIGAFREGPPYQRRGALQLWQFLVALLDDPTNAHFIAWTGRGMEFKLIEPEEVARLWGIQKNRPAMNYDKLSRSLRYYYEKGIMQKVAGERYVYKFVCEPEALFSLAFPDNQRPALKAEFDRPVSEEDTVPLSHLDESPAYLPELAGPAQSFGPKGGYSY
- the Etv4 gene encoding ETS translocation variant 4 isoform X2, giving the protein MERRMKGGYLDQQVPYTFCSKSPGNGSLREALMIPQGKLMDPGSLPPPDSEDLFQDLSHFQETWLAEAQVPDSDEQFVPDFHSENLAFHSPTTRIKKEPQSPRTDPALSCSRKPPLPYHHGEQCLYSSSSAYDPPRQVTIKSPAPGAPGQSPLQPFPRAEQRSFLRSSGTSQPHPGHGYLGEHSSVFQQPLDMCHSFTSSQGGGREPLPAPYQHQLSEPCPPYPQQSFKQEYHDPLYEQAGQQAIGQGGVSGHRYPGAGVVIKQERTDFTYDSDVPGCASMYLHTEGFSGPSPGDGAMGYGYEKPLRSFPDDVCVVPEKYEGDIKQEGIGAFREGPPYQRRGALQLWQFLVALLDDPTNAHFIAWTGRGMEFKLIEPEEVARLWGIQKNRPAMNYDKLSRSLRYYYEKGIMQKVAGERYVYKFVCEPEALFSLAFPDNQRPALKAEFDRPVSEEDTVPLSHLDESPAYLPELAGPAQSFGPKGGYSY
- the Etv4 gene encoding ETS translocation variant 4 isoform X1 — encoded protein: MERRMKGGYLDQQVPYTFCSKSPGNGSLREALMIPQGKLMDPGSLPPPDSEDLFQDLSHFQETWLAEAQVPDSDEQFVPDFHSENLAFHSPTTRIKKEPQSPRTDPALSCSRKPPLPYHHGEQCLYSSSSAYDPPRQVTIKSPAPGAPGQSPLQPFPRAEQRSFLRSSGTSQPHPGHGYLGEHSSVFQQPLDMCHSFTSSQGGGREPLPAPYQHQLSEPCPPYPQQSFKQEYHDPLYEQAGQQAIGQGGVSGHRYPGAGVVIKQERTDFTYDSDVPGCASMYLHTEGFSGPSPDLSSPQLPPQGYGYEKPLRSFPDDVCVVPEKYEGDIKQEGIGAFREGPPYQRRGALQLWQFLVALLDDPTNAHFIAWTGRGMEFKLIEPEEVARLWGIQKNRPAMNYDKLSRSLRYYYEKGIMQKVAGERYVYKFVCEPEALFSLAFPDNQRPALKAEFDRPVSEEDTVPLSHLDESPAYLPELAGPAQSFGPKGGYSY